One Helicobacter sp. MIT 21-1697 genomic window carries:
- a CDS encoding HypC/HybG/HupF family hydrogenase formation chaperone has translation MCLAIPSKVTELKDNNMAVVDTLGVSREASLDLLGESVSVGDWVLLHIGYVMSKIDEQSARESLRLYEQMLQAMQEEENERIEANR, from the coding sequence ATGTGTCTAGCTATCCCCTCTAAAGTTACAGAGTTAAAAGATAATAATATGGCAGTCGTAGATACGCTAGGTGTAAGTCGTGAGGCAAGTTTGGATTTGCTTGGAGAATCTGTGAGCGTAGGTGATTGGGTGTTGTTACATATTGGTTATGTGATGAGTAAGATTGATGAGCAGAGTGCGAGAGAGAGCTTAAGGCTCTATGAACAAATGCTCCAAGCTATGCAAGAAGAAGAAAATGAGCGCATAGAGGCAAATAGATGA